One stretch of Chaetodon auriga isolate fChaAug3 chromosome 18, fChaAug3.hap1, whole genome shotgun sequence DNA includes these proteins:
- the otofa gene encoding otoferlin isoform X4, producing MMSLMVHLKTVAHLRGRGDRIAKVTFRGLPFYSRVAENCEEVAHFNEMFRWPIASRLDGNEMLEIQVYNYSKVFSNRLVGTFCMVLQKVAEEGHLELTDTLIDDNNTSIKTSVTIEIRYQSMDGTVGVWSDGEFLDVPDDRDGMFAFETDSLLSGQSHGSGTSPGRSLQGSIPTFRKAGKGVFSAMKLGKIKISKDDHKKGDEPAVLDMEDLDRKAMRLAGSLDPDTISLASVTAVTTNVSNKRSKPDIKMEPSSGRPVDYQISITVIEARQLIGLNMDPVVCVEIGDDKKYTSMKESTNCPYYNEYFVFDFHVPPDVMFDKIIKLSVIHSKNLLRSGTLVGTFKMDVGTVYSQPEHQFYHKWAILSDPDDITTGCKGYIKCDIAVVGKGDNIKTPHKANETDEDDIEGNLLLPEGIPAERQWARFYVKIYRAEGLPKMNTSIMANVKKAFIGENRDLVDPYVQVQFAGQKGKTSVQKSSYEPIWNEQVVFTELFPPLCKRVKVQIRDSDKVNDVAIGTHFIDLRKISNDGDKGFLPTLGPAWANMYGSTRQYTLMDEHQDLNDGLGEGVSFRARLLLSIAVEILDTTSPDIVSSTEVQVEAVSNISESATGKIDEFFLFGSFLEATMIDRKIGDKTISFEITIGNYGNQIDGVSKPSSAKKKKKDGESEEEESELIQNSSEDEADEEADLVSISSTPPMKPVITDRNYFHLPYFEKKPCVYIKSWWQDQRRRLYNSNMMDKIADKLEEGLNDVQEVIKTEKAFPERRLRGVLEELSVGCSRFVTLANKDVNQAGRTKLDRERLKSCMREMDSMGQQAKQIRTQVKKNTVRDKLKLVQNFLQKLRFLADEPQHSIPDVFIWMMSNNKRIAYARIPSKDILYSIVDEETGKDCGKVKAVFLKLPGKKGFGPAGWTVQAKLELYLWLGLNKQRKDFLNGLPNGFEEIKAAKMGPGLHAVPPVSLVYNMKQVFQLRAHMYQARSLFAADSSGLSDPFARVFFSTHSQVTEVLTETLCPTWDQLLVFDDVELFGEASELRDDPPIIVVEIYDQDTVGKAEFIGRTFAKPTIKMCDEHYGPPRFPPQLEYYQVYRGNCTAGELLAAFELLQIPFDGEEIRRALIAVHNFAVPQIKIGQGGRADLPPLEGPTDSERGPILPVPLGIRPVLSRYRIEVLFWGLRDLKRINLAQVDRPRVDIECAGRGVQSVVIQNYKKNPNFSTLVKWFEVDLPENELLHPPLNIRVVDCRAFGRYILVGSHAVTSLRRFIYSTPDKTSNNWATAAKLMNGYMVLANGGSQPRSSPSISSRTLSRPAGDIIVNMDTEPLVRKMDTVVKLDATSDAVVKVDMTEEESDKEKKKKKKKKKGGVEEEDETDERVLDWWSKYFASIETLKETLRAQEAAQAEAEEREDLEIAAEAAGSKTKEKSKDKKSSKEKKKGQAADGSEKRPLKAKVDELLVYNKELESEYGNFEDWLHTFNLYRGKAGDDDEHALDDDRIVGRFKGSLCMYKLPLSEEITREAGFDPNMGMFQSIPHNDPINVLVRVYVVRATDLHPADINGKADPYVVIKLGKSDVRDKENYISKQLNPVFGKSFDIEATFPMESMLTVSVYDWDLVGTDDLIGETKIDLENRFYSKYRATCGISTTYSLHGYNVWRDPMKPSQILGKLCKDGKIDGPHYGPGGKVKVANRIFTGPTEIEDENGLKKQTEEHLALTVLNHWEEIPRVGCKLVPEHVETRPLLNPDKPGIEQGRIEMWVDMFPMDMPAPGPAIDISPRKPKRYELRVIIWNTDEVILEDDDYFTGEKSSDIFVRGFELRVVIWNTDDVILEDDAFMTGEKMSDIYVRGWLKGQQEDKQDTDVHYHSLTGEGNFNWRFVFPFDYLMAEEKIVISKKESMFSWDETEYKIPPRLTLQVWDADHFSADDFLGAIELDLNRFPRGAKTAKQCSIDMIRNEQELPTISIFKQKRVKGWWPFVARDENDEMELTGKVEAELHLVTAEEAEKSPVGLGRNEPDPLEKPNRPDTSLMWFLSPLKSIRYFIWHNYRWLILKVLGLVLLLLMLGLFLYSIPGYLVKKILGA from the exons AGCAGGGAAGGGAGTTTTCTCAGCCATGAAGCTCGGCAAGATCAAGATCTCTAAAGATGATCACAAGAAAGGAG ATGAGCCGGCGGTCCTGGACATGGAGGACCTGGACAGGAAAGCGATGCGTCTTGCTGGATCGCTGGACCCCGACACCATCTCTCTGGCGTCTGTCACCGCCGTCACAACCAACGTCTCCAATAAGAG GTCAAAGCCAGATATCAAGATGGAGCCAAGCTCTGGACGACCGGTGGAttatcag ATCAGCATCACAGTGATCGAGGCCCGGCAGCTGATCGGCCTCAACATGGaccctgtggtgtgtgtggagatCGGGGATGACAAGAAGTACACGTCTATGAAAGAATCCACCAACTGCCCGTACTACAATGAG TATTTCGTCTTTGACTTCCACGTCCCTCCTGATGTCATGTTTGACAAGATCATCAAGCTGTCA GTTATTCACTCGAAAAATCTCCTCCGGAGCGGGACCTTGGTGGGAACGTTCAAGATGGATGTTGGGACCGTTTACTCGCAGCCTG AACATCAGTTTTACCACAAGTGGGCCATCCTGTCTGATCCTGATGACATAACAACGGGGTGTAAAGGATACATTAAGTGTGACATCGCTGTGGTCGGGAAGGGCGACAACATCAAGACCCCGCACAAGGCTAACGAGACCGATGAAGACGACATCGAGGG gaACCTCCTGCTCCCAGAGGGCATCCCAGCAGAGAGGCAGTGGGCAAGGTTTTACGTGAAGATCTACCGCGCCGAGGGGCTTCCGAAAATGAACACCAGCATCATGGCTAACGTGAAGAAGGCCTTCATAGGAGAGAACAGAGACCTGGTGGACCCCTACGTTCAAGTGCAGTTTGCTGGGCAGAAA GGGAAGACTTCAGTCCAGAAGAGCAGTTACGAGCCAATCTGGAACGAGCAGGTCGTCTTCACTGAGCTCTTCCCTCCACTCTGCAAACGCGTCAAGGTCCAGATACGAGACTCGGACAAGGTCAACGACGTGGCCATAGGAACCCACTTCATTGATCTACGCAAGATATCAAATGACGGTGACAAAG GGTTTCTGCCCACCCTGGGTCCAGCTTGGGCCAACATGTACGGGTCCACCCGTCAGTACACTCTGATGGACGAGCACCAGGACCTGAATGACGGTCTTGGGGAAGGCGTTTCCTTCAGAGCCcgtctccttctctccatcGCTGTGGAGATCCTGGACACCACTTCCCCTGACATCGTGAGCTCCActgaggtgcaggtggaggctgtGTCCAACATCTCAGAG AGCGCCACTGGGAAAATAGATGAGTTCTTCCTCTTTGGTTCCTTCCTGGAGGCCACCATGATCGACAGGAAGATTGGTGACAAAACGATAAGTTTTGAAATCACGATCG GTAACTACGGCAACCAGATAGATGGTGTAAGCAAGCCCTCatcagcaaagaagaagaagaaagatggagagagtgaagaagaggagagcgaGCTCATCCAGAACTCCAGTGAGGATGAGGCGGACGAGGAAGCAGACCTGGTCTCtatctcctccactcctccaatGAAGCCTGTCATCACTGACAG GAACTACTTCCACCTTCCCTACTTTGAAAAGAAGCCATGTGTCTACATCAAAAGCTGGTGGCAGGACCAGAGAAGACGACTCTACAACTCCAACATGATGGACAAGATTGCTGACAAGCTG GAAGAAGGTTTGAATGATGTTCAGGAGGTCATTAAGACGGAGAAGGCTTTTCCAGAGCGCAGACTCAGGGGAGTGCTGGAGGAGCTCAGCGTCGGCTGCAG TCGGTTTGTGACTCTGGCTAACAAGGATGTGAACCAGGCAGGCCGAACCAAACTGGATCGAGAGCGGCTCAAGTCCTGCATGAGAGAGATG GACAGCATGGGCCAACAGGCCAAGCAGATCCGGACTCAGGTGAAGAAGAACACAGTCAGAGACAAACTCAAGCTGGTGCAGAACTTCCTGCAGAAGCTCCGGTTCCTCGCTGACGAG CCTCAGCACAGCATCCCAGATGTTTTCATCTGGATGATGAGCAACAACAAGCGCATCGCCTATGCCCGGATTCCCTCCAAAGACATCCTGTACTCCATAGTGgatgaggaaacaggaaaagactGCGGCAAAGTCAAAGCTGTCTTCCTCAAG CTGCCTGGTAAGAAGGGCTTTGGTCCTGCAGGCTGGACGGTTCAGGCTAAGCTGGAGCTGTATCTGTGGCTCGGCCTCAACAAGCAAAGGAAGGACTTCCTCAATGGTCTGCCCAATGGTTTTGAAGAGATCAAAGCTGCTAAAATGGGCCCCGGTCTTCACGCTGTCCCCCCCGTCAGCCTCGTCTACAACA TGAAGCAGGTGTTCCAGCTGAGAGCACACATGTACCAGGCCCGcagtctgtttgctgctgacagCAGTGGCCTTTCAGATCCTTTCGCTCGGGTCTTCTTCTCCACACACAGCCAGGTTACTGAG gtccTGACAGAGACTCTGTGTCCTACGTGGGACCAGCTGCTGGTGTTCGATGACGTGGAGCTGTTTGGGGAGGCCAGCGAGCTGAGAGACGATCCACCAATCATTGTAGTTGAAATCTACGACCAGGACACTGTG GGCAAGGCAGAGTTCATAGGTCGGACGTTTGCGAAGCCCACCATAAAGATGTGTGACGAGCACTACGGCCCCCCGAGGTTCCCCCCACAGCTGGAGTACTACCAGGTTTACAGAGGGAACTGCACTGCTGGGGAACTGCTGGCTGcctttgagctgctgcag ATTCCTTTCGATGGGGAGGAGATTAGGCGGGCTCTGATCGCTGTCCATAACTTTGCTGTCCCTCAAATAAAG ATTGGTCAAGGAGGGAGGGCTGATCTTCCTCCCCTTGAAGGGCCGACAGACTCGGAGCGTGGCCCCATTCTGCCTGTGCCGCTGGGCATCCGACCCGTCCTGAGTCGCTACCGCATAGAG GTTTTGTTCTGGGGCTTAAGGGACCTGAAGAGGATTAACCTGGCTCAAGTGGATCGGCCCCGTGTGGACATAGAGTGTGCAGGTAGAGGTGTGCAGTCAGTTGTGATCCAGAACTACAAGAAAAACCCCAACTTCAGCACCCTGGTTAAATGGTTTGAGGTG GACCTTCCAGAGAATGAGcttctccaccctcctctcaaCATCCGGGTGGTGGACTGTCGGGCGTTCGGCCGTTACATCCTGGTGGGGTCCCACGCTGTCACCAGCCTGAGACGTTTCATCTACAGCACCCCAGACAAGACCTCCAACAACTGGGCCACAGCAG CTAAACTAATGAATGGCTACATGGTCCTCGCTAATGGCGGCTCCCAGCCTCGCTCCTCACCCAGCATTTCCTCCCGCACCCTCTCTCGCCCCGCAGGTGACATCATCGTCAACATGGACACAGAGCCTTTGGTCCGAAAGATGGACACGGTCGTCAAGTTAGACGCT ACGTCTGACGCTGTTGTAAAAGTTGACATG actgaggaggagagtgacaaagagaaaaagaagaagaagaagaagaagaagggaggagtggaggaggaggatgagacgGATGAGAGAGTGCTGGACTGGTGGTCTAAATATTTCGCTTCAATAGAGACACTGAAAGAG ACCCTGCGAGCCCAGGAGGCGGCTCAGGCTGAggcggaggagagagaggacctGGAGAtagctgcagaggcagcag GCTCCAAGACGAAGGAAAAGAGCAAAGACAAGAAGAGCTccaaggagaagaagaagggtCAGGCTGCAGACGGCTCTGAGAAACGGCCGCTTAAAGCAAAAGTGGACGAGCTGTTG GTGTACAACAAGGAGCTGGAGAGTGAGTATGGCAACTTTGAAGACTGGCTCCACACTTTCAACTTGTACAGAGGAAAGGCCGGGGACGATGACGAGCACGCGCTGGACGACGACAGGATTGTTGGCAGATTTAAG GGATCCTTATGCATGTACAAGCTACCTCTGTCTGAGGAGATCACGAGAGAGGCAGGGTTCGATCCAAATATGGGCATGTTCCAGAGCATTCCGCATAACGATCCAATCAACGTCCTTGTCCGTGTCTATGTGGTCAGA GCTACAGACCTCCATCCTGCTGATATCAACGGGAAGGCCGATCCGTACGTCGTCATCAAGCTGGGCAAGTCAGACGTCAGGGACAAAGAGAACTACATCTCCAAACAGCTCAATCCTGTATTTGGAAA ATCATTCGACATCGAGGCCACGTTCCCCATGGAGTCCATGCTGACGGTGTCCGTGTACGACTGGGACCTGGTCGGCACTGATGACCTGATTGGAGAGACAAAGATCGACTTGGAGAACcgtttctacagcaaatacaGAGCCACCTGTGGCATTTCAACCACCTACTCTCT GCATGGGTACAATGTTTGGCGGGACCCCATGAAGCCCAGTCAGATCCTGGGGAAGCTCTGCAAGGACGGCAAGATCGATGGGCCTCATTATGGGCCGGGGGGCAAAGTCAAGGTGGCCAACCGAATCTTTACGGGACCCACAGAGATTGAGGATGAAAATG GCCTGAAGAAGCAGACCGAGGAGCATTTGGCTCTGACGGTGCTGAACCACTGGGAGGAGATCCCGAGGGTGGGCTGCAAGCTGGTCCCTGAACACGTGGAGACCAGACCCCTGCTGAACCCCGACAAACCCGGCATCGAACAG GGCCGTATTGAGATGTGGGTGGACATGTTCCCGATGGACATGCCCGCTCCTGGACCTGCGATTGACATATCACCACGAAAACCAAAGAG ATATGAGCTCAGGGTGATTATTTGGAATACAGACGAAGTAATACTGGAGGACGATGATTACTTCACTGGGGAAAAGTCCAGTGACATATTTGTCAGGGG CTTTGAGCTTCGTGTTGTTATTTGGAACACTGATGACGTAATTCTAGAGGACGATGCTTTCATGACAGGAGAGAAGATGTCTGACATCTATGTCAGGGG ATGGCTGAAAGGGCAGCAGGAGGACAAGCAGGACACAGATGTGCACTATCACTCCCTGACTGGCGAGGGCAACTTTAACTGGCGCTTTGTCTTCCCCTTCGATTACCTCATGGCTGAGGAGAAGATCGTCATCTCCAAGAAGGAGTCCATGTTCTCCTGGGATGAGACCGAATATAAGATCCCTCCTCGCCTCACGCTGCAGGTCTGGGACGCCGATCACTTCTCCGCCGATGACTTCCTGG GTGCGATTGAGTTGGACCTGAACCGCTTCCCTCGTGGCGCCAAGACGGCCAAGCAGTGCTCCATTGACATGATCCGGAATGAGCAGGAGCTGCCCACCATTTCCATATTCAAACAAAAGAGGGTCAAGGGCTGGTGGCCGTTCGTAGCCCGAGATGAGAACGATGAGATGGAGCTCACG GGTAAAGTAGAGGCTGAGCTTCATCtggtgacagcagaggaggcgGAGAAAAGTCCTGTAGGTCTTGGACGGAACGAGCCCGATCCACTGGAGAAACCAAA TCGCCCGGACACCAGTCTTATGTGGTTTCTGAGCCCTCTGAAGTCCATTCGTTACTTCATCTGGCACAACTACCGCTGGCTGATCCTCAAGGTCCTGGGcctggttctgctgctgctcatgctgGGCCTCTTCCTCTACTCAATCCCTGGCTACCTGGTCAAGAAGATACTGGGGGCCTGA